A single window of Streptomyces aquilus DNA harbors:
- a CDS encoding alpha/beta hydrolase, translating into MKRHRPTRRATAFGSAGVLVTATLIAGAVAAPTANANAGARHGQDREARGAAIAAARAEKAGIDWQDCPADWGLEKPIQCGWVTVPLDYAKPNGKQIKLAVDRIGNTGTPAERQGALVYNPGGPGASGLRFPRRVTTKAPVWVNTSKAYDFVGFDPRGVGHSAPISCIDPQEFVKAPKMDPVPDSEADKLAQRKLAREYAEGCYKRSGEMLPHMTTPNSARDLDVIRAALGEKKLNFLGVSYGTYFGAVYGTLFPGHVRRMVVDSVVNPSREKIWYEANLDQDVAFEKRWNDWQDWVAANDAAFHLGTTRAEVQAKWLELRATAKKSPIGGVVGPAELIGFFQSAPYYDSAWVSTATVLSKYFAGDTQAVVDAAAPDLTDTAGNISSENGNAVYTAVECTDAKWPTSWKKWDRDNTRLHKDYPFLTWANAWMNLPCATWPVKQQTPVDVKTGKGLPGVLIVQSERDAATPYGGAVELHKRFKGSRLITEKDAGSHGVTSLVNPCINTRVDAYLLSGTLDAADVTCGPHATPKP; encoded by the coding sequence TTGAAGCGCCACAGACCGACAAGGCGGGCCACGGCTTTCGGCTCGGCCGGAGTGCTCGTCACGGCGACCCTGATAGCCGGGGCCGTGGCGGCGCCCACCGCCAACGCGAACGCGGGCGCACGGCACGGCCAGGACCGTGAGGCCCGCGGCGCCGCCATCGCCGCCGCCCGGGCCGAGAAGGCCGGCATCGACTGGCAGGACTGCCCCGCCGACTGGGGGCTGGAGAAGCCCATCCAGTGCGGCTGGGTCACCGTGCCGCTCGACTACGCCAAGCCCAACGGCAAGCAGATCAAGCTCGCCGTCGACCGCATCGGCAACACCGGGACCCCCGCCGAGCGCCAGGGCGCGCTCGTCTACAACCCCGGCGGACCGGGCGCCTCGGGCCTGCGCTTCCCGCGCCGGGTCACCACCAAGGCGCCGGTGTGGGTCAACACGTCCAAGGCGTACGACTTCGTGGGCTTCGACCCGCGCGGTGTCGGCCACTCGGCGCCCATCTCCTGCATCGACCCGCAGGAGTTCGTCAAGGCGCCCAAGATGGACCCGGTGCCCGACTCCGAGGCCGACAAGCTCGCCCAGCGCAAGCTGGCCCGCGAGTACGCCGAGGGCTGCTACAAGCGCAGCGGCGAGATGCTGCCGCACATGACCACGCCGAACAGCGCACGTGACCTGGACGTCATCCGCGCCGCGCTCGGCGAGAAGAAGCTCAACTTCCTCGGCGTCTCCTACGGCACCTACTTCGGCGCCGTCTACGGCACGCTGTTCCCGGGCCACGTCCGTCGCATGGTCGTCGACAGCGTCGTCAACCCGTCGCGCGAGAAGATCTGGTACGAGGCCAACCTCGACCAGGACGTCGCCTTCGAGAAGCGCTGGAACGACTGGCAGGACTGGGTTGCCGCCAACGACGCCGCCTTCCACCTCGGCACCACCCGTGCCGAAGTCCAGGCGAAGTGGCTGGAGTTGAGGGCCACGGCGAAGAAGAGCCCGATCGGTGGCGTGGTCGGCCCGGCCGAGCTGATCGGCTTCTTCCAGAGTGCCCCGTACTACGACTCCGCGTGGGTCTCCACCGCCACGGTGCTCAGCAAGTACTTCGCCGGTGACACCCAGGCGGTCGTCGACGCGGCCGCGCCCGACCTCACCGACACCGCGGGCAACATCTCCTCGGAGAACGGCAACGCCGTCTACACGGCCGTCGAGTGCACCGACGCCAAGTGGCCCACGAGCTGGAAGAAGTGGGACCGGGACAACACCCGCCTGCACAAGGACTACCCGTTCCTCACCTGGGCCAACGCCTGGATGAACCTGCCCTGCGCCACCTGGCCGGTCAAGCAGCAGACGCCGGTGGACGTGAAGACCGGCAAGGGCCTGCCCGGTGTGCTGATCGTGCAGTCCGAGCGGGACGCGGCGACGCCGTACGGCGGTGCGGTCGAGCTGCACAAGCGGTTCAAGGGCTCCCGTCTGATCACCGAGAAGGACGCGGGCTCCCACGGTGTGACCAGCCTGGTCAACCCGTGCATCAACACGCGGGTGGACGCCTACCTGCTCAGCGGCACGCTGGACGCCGCCGACGTGACGTGCGGACCGCACGCCACGCCGAAGCCGTAA
- the ddaH gene encoding dimethylargininase, translating into MSDSRVPRRRRFLVCEPRHFAVQYAINPWMQPDVRVDVDLAREQWQALIGAYRAHGHTVDSVEPAPGLPDMVFAANSAVVVDGRVFGSLFHAPERRPESTHYDTWFKAAGFDVHRPESVCEGEGDLVWTGRYMLAGTGFRTTREAHREVQEFFGHPVISLTLVDPRFYHLDTALFVLDDSAEGNNISYYPEAFSPGSREVLARLFPNAVLATLDDALAFGLNSVSDGRNVFIAPQAESLSAALADRGYVPVPVDLSEFRKAGGGIKCCTQEIRS; encoded by the coding sequence GTGTCCGACTCCCGTGTGCCGCGCCGACGGCGATTCCTCGTCTGCGAACCCAGACATTTCGCCGTGCAGTACGCGATCAATCCCTGGATGCAACCCGATGTCCGCGTCGACGTGGACCTGGCCCGGGAACAGTGGCAGGCGCTGATCGGCGCCTACCGGGCCCACGGCCACACCGTCGACAGCGTGGAGCCGGCCCCCGGTCTCCCGGACATGGTCTTCGCGGCGAACTCGGCGGTCGTCGTGGACGGCCGCGTCTTCGGCTCCCTCTTCCACGCGCCCGAGCGGCGCCCCGAGTCCACGCACTACGACACCTGGTTCAAGGCGGCCGGCTTCGACGTCCACCGCCCCGAGTCGGTCTGCGAGGGCGAGGGCGATCTGGTCTGGACGGGCCGGTACATGCTGGCCGGCACCGGATTCCGTACCACCCGGGAGGCGCACCGCGAGGTGCAGGAGTTCTTCGGGCACCCGGTGATCAGCCTGACGCTGGTGGACCCGCGCTTCTACCACCTGGACACCGCGCTGTTCGTCCTCGACGACTCCGCCGAGGGCAACAACATCTCCTACTACCCGGAGGCGTTCTCGCCGGGCAGCCGGGAGGTGCTGGCGCGCCTGTTCCCGAACGCGGTGCTGGCCACCCTGGACGACGCGCTGGCCTTCGGTCTGAACTCCGTGTCCGACGGCCGGAACGTCTTCATCGCGCCCCAGGCCGAGTCCCTGTCCGCCGCCCTCGCCGACCGCGGCTATGTCCCCGTGCCCGTCGACCTGTCCGAGTTCCGCAAGGCAGGCGGCGGCATCAAGTGCTGCACTCAGGAGATCCGTTCATGA
- a CDS encoding lysophospholipid acyltransferase family protein: MFYYLLKYVLLGPLLRLVFRPRIEGLEHVPASGAAIIAGNHLSFSDHFLMPAILKRRITFLAKKEYFTGPGVRGRLTAFFFRSAGQIPVDRTGKEAGQAAIREGLGVLAKDELLGIYPEGTRSHDGRLYKGKVGVAVMALKAGVPVIPCAMIGTFEAQPPGKVIPNIHPVVIRFGKPLDFSRYAGMENEKAILRAITDEIIYAILSLSGQEYVDEYAAVVKAQEAEAKAEKERRFPRMPLG, encoded by the coding sequence TTGTTCTATTACCTGCTCAAGTACGTGTTGCTGGGTCCCCTGTTGAGACTGGTCTTCCGGCCTCGGATCGAGGGTCTTGAGCATGTGCCGGCCAGCGGCGCCGCCATCATCGCGGGCAACCATCTGTCCTTCTCGGACCACTTCCTGATGCCGGCGATCCTCAAGCGGCGCATCACGTTCCTCGCGAAGAAGGAGTACTTCACCGGGCCCGGCGTGAGGGGCCGGCTCACGGCGTTCTTCTTCCGCAGCGCCGGGCAGATCCCGGTCGACCGCACCGGCAAGGAGGCGGGGCAGGCGGCCATCCGCGAAGGGCTCGGCGTGCTCGCCAAGGACGAGCTGCTGGGGATCTACCCGGAGGGCACCCGGTCGCACGACGGGCGGCTGTACAAGGGCAAGGTCGGCGTCGCGGTCATGGCGCTCAAGGCCGGGGTGCCCGTCATCCCCTGCGCGATGATCGGCACCTTCGAGGCGCAGCCGCCCGGCAAGGTCATCCCCAACATCCACCCCGTGGTCATCCGCTTCGGCAAGCCCCTCGACTTCTCCCGCTACGCCGGCATGGAGAACGAGAAGGCGATCCTGCGCGCCATCACCGACGAGATCATCTACGCCATCCTCAGCCTCTCCGGCCAGGAGTACGTCGACGAGTACGCGGCCGTCGTCAAGGCGCAGGAGGCCGAGGCCAAGGCGGAGAAGGAGCGGCGGTTCCCGCGGATGCCGCTCGGGTGA
- the rocD gene encoding ornithine--oxo-acid transaminase produces MTAPVTTRTSADLIRAEEPVLAHNYHPLPVVVARAEGTWVEDVEGRRYLDMLAGYSALNFGHRHPALIEAAHRQLDRLTLTSRAFHNDKLAEFAERLAELTGLDMVLPMNTGAEAVESGIKVARKWAYDVKGVPADRATIVVAAENFHGRTTTIVSFSTDETARAGFGPFTPGFRIVPYNDLAALEAAVDETTAAVLLEPIQGEAGVMIPDDGYLTGVRELTRRKGCLFIADEIQSGLGRTGRTLAVDHESVVPDVLLLGKALGGGIVPVSAVVARRDVLSVLRPGEHGSTFGGNPLAAAVGTAVVELLETGEFQHRATELGVVLRDGLTELVGKGVLGFRARGLWAGVDIDPAFGTGREIGERLLREGVLVKDTHGSTIRLAPPLTITADELTGALGALEKVLTRD; encoded by the coding sequence ATGACCGCTCCCGTGACCACGCGCACCTCCGCCGACCTGATCCGCGCCGAAGAGCCGGTCCTGGCGCACAACTACCACCCGCTTCCGGTGGTCGTCGCCCGCGCCGAGGGCACCTGGGTCGAGGACGTCGAGGGCCGCCGCTACCTGGACATGCTGGCGGGGTACTCGGCCCTCAACTTCGGCCACCGCCATCCGGCCCTGATCGAGGCCGCCCACCGCCAGCTGGACCGCCTCACCCTCACCTCCCGCGCCTTCCACAACGACAAGCTGGCCGAATTCGCCGAGCGGCTGGCCGAGTTGACCGGCCTGGACATGGTGCTGCCGATGAACACGGGCGCCGAGGCGGTCGAGTCCGGCATCAAGGTGGCCCGCAAATGGGCGTACGACGTGAAGGGCGTCCCGGCCGACCGGGCGACGATCGTCGTCGCGGCGGAGAACTTCCACGGCCGTACGACGACGATCGTGTCGTTCTCCACGGACGAGACGGCGAGGGCGGGCTTCGGCCCCTTCACGCCGGGCTTCCGGATCGTGCCCTACAACGACCTCGCGGCCCTGGAAGCGGCGGTCGACGAGACGACGGCCGCGGTGCTGCTGGAGCCGATCCAGGGCGAGGCCGGCGTGATGATCCCCGACGACGGCTATCTGACCGGCGTCCGCGAGCTGACCCGCCGCAAGGGCTGCCTCTTCATCGCCGACGAGATCCAGTCGGGCCTCGGCCGCACGGGCCGCACCCTCGCCGTGGACCACGAGTCGGTCGTGCCGGACGTCCTGCTCCTGGGCAAGGCGCTGGGCGGCGGCATCGTGCCGGTGTCGGCGGTGGTGGCCCGGCGTGACGTCCTGAGCGTGCTGCGCCCCGGCGAGCACGGCTCGACGTTCGGCGGCAACCCGCTCGCGGCGGCGGTCGGCACGGCGGTGGTGGAACTCCTGGAGACGGGCGAATTCCAGCACCGGGCCACCGAGTTGGGCGTGGTCCTGCGCGACGGCCTGACCGAACTGGTCGGCAAGGGCGTCCTCGGCTTCCGCGCGCGGGGCCTGTGGGCGGGCGTCGACATCGACCCGGCCTTCGGCACCGGCCGCGAGATCGGCGAACGGCTGCTGCGGGAAGGGGTGTTGGTGAAGGACACTCACGGCTCGACGATCCGACTGGCACCGCCGCTGACCATCACGGCGGACGAACTCACCGGTGCGCTGGGGGCGTTGGAGAAGGTGCTGACGCGGGACTGA
- a CDS encoding urease subunit gamma — translation MQLTPHEQERLLIHVAADVAEKRRARGLKLNHPEAVALITSHILEGARDGRTVAELMASGRKLLTRDDVMEGIPEMIHDVQVEATFPDGTKLVTVHDPIV, via the coding sequence GTGCAACTGACCCCGCACGAGCAAGAGAGGCTGCTGATCCATGTGGCGGCCGACGTCGCCGAGAAGCGCCGGGCCCGCGGACTCAAGCTCAACCACCCGGAGGCCGTCGCCCTCATCACCTCGCACATTCTCGAGGGAGCGCGTGACGGCCGTACCGTCGCGGAACTGATGGCCTCCGGGCGCAAGCTGCTCACCCGGGACGACGTCATGGAGGGCATCCCCGAGATGATCCACGACGTCCAGGTCGAGGCCACCTTCCCGGACGGCACCAAGCTCGTCACCGTCCACGACCCGATCGTCTGA
- a CDS encoding urease accessory protein UreD, giving the protein MSGGVQATARILARDDGRGGTSLPVLEGDGPLALRRTRGSGTEARVMLVGAMSGPLGGDHFTVAATVEEGARLHLGSAAATIALPGQAKGEARYDVRLTVADGGELHWLPAQLISANGSELYVSTHLDVGAYGRLVLREEQVLGRVGEEPGRLSSRLVLRVGGRTVLDQELACGPGAPGGWDGPAVLAGHRAVGQLVVVRPEFTAHPVAARVLGDGAVVMPLAGPAALVSAVAPDALRLRRLLDEALTSLG; this is encoded by the coding sequence ATGAGCGGCGGCGTACAGGCGACCGCGCGGATTCTCGCCCGCGACGACGGGCGCGGCGGCACCTCGCTCCCCGTGCTGGAGGGCGACGGGCCGCTGGCGCTGCGCCGGACGCGGGGGAGCGGCACCGAGGCGCGGGTCATGCTCGTCGGCGCGATGAGCGGGCCGCTCGGCGGCGACCACTTCACCGTCGCGGCGACGGTGGAGGAGGGCGCCCGGCTGCACCTCGGGTCGGCCGCCGCCACCATCGCCCTGCCCGGGCAGGCCAAGGGCGAGGCACGCTACGACGTCCGCCTCACCGTCGCCGACGGCGGTGAACTGCACTGGCTGCCCGCGCAGTTGATCTCCGCGAACGGCAGTGAACTGTACGTCTCGACACACCTCGACGTCGGTGCGTACGGTCGGCTCGTGCTGCGCGAGGAGCAGGTGCTCGGGCGGGTCGGCGAGGAGCCGGGGCGGCTGAGCAGCCGGCTGGTGCTGCGGGTCGGCGGGCGGACCGTGCTGGACCAGGAACTCGCCTGCGGGCCCGGGGCGCCCGGCGGCTGGGACGGCCCGGCCGTGCTGGCGGGGCATCGAGCGGTCGGGCAACTCGTCGTCGTACGACCCGAGTTCACCGCGCATCCGGTGGCTGCCCGGGTGCTGGGGGACGGTGCCGTGGTCATGCCGCTGGCCGGACCCGCCGCCCTGGTCAGTGCCGTGGCGCCCGACGCGCTGCGGCTGCGGAGACTGCTGGACGAGGCCCTGACGTCGCTCGGGTGA
- the ureG gene encoding urease accessory protein UreG gives MHLDHSHDGPAAVSADAHRPDGARRALRIGLGGPVGSGKTATVAALCRALRDELSLAVVTNDIYTREDAEFLLREAVLPPERITAVETGACPHTAIRDDISANLEAVEDLEDEVGPLDLVLVESGGDNLTATFSKGLVDAQIFVIDVAGGDDIPRKGGPGVTTADLLVVNKTDLAPYVGSDLARMAADAKAQRAELPVVFQSLRTEAGVTDVAAWVRAQLAAWTA, from the coding sequence ATGCATCTCGACCACTCCCACGACGGCCCCGCCGCTGTCAGCGCGGACGCGCACCGCCCCGACGGCGCCCGCCGCGCCCTGCGGATCGGCCTCGGCGGCCCCGTCGGTTCCGGCAAGACCGCCACGGTCGCCGCGCTGTGCCGCGCCCTGCGCGACGAGCTGTCCCTCGCCGTCGTCACCAATGACATCTACACCCGCGAGGACGCCGAGTTCCTGCTCCGGGAGGCCGTGCTGCCGCCCGAGCGGATCACCGCCGTGGAGACGGGCGCCTGCCCGCACACCGCGATCCGGGACGACATCTCCGCCAACCTCGAAGCCGTCGAGGACCTGGAGGACGAGGTCGGGCCGCTGGACCTCGTGCTCGTCGAGAGCGGGGGCGACAACCTCACCGCCACCTTCTCCAAGGGGCTCGTCGACGCGCAGATCTTCGTGATCGACGTGGCGGGCGGGGACGACATCCCGCGCAAGGGCGGTCCCGGCGTCACCACCGCCGACCTGCTCGTCGTCAACAAGACCGACCTCGCCCCGTACGTCGGCTCGGACCTCGCGCGGATGGCGGCCGACGCCAAGGCGCAGCGCGCCGAACTGCCGGTCGTCTTCCAGTCGTTGCGGACCGAGGCCGGAGTCACGGACGTCGCCGCGTGGGTGCGGGCGCAGCTCGCCGCGTGGACGGCATGA
- a CDS encoding urease subunit alpha — protein sequence MPEISRAAYADLFGPTTGDRIRLADTDLIVEIEEDRSGGPGLAGDEAVFGGGKVIRESMGQARATRADGTPDTVITGAVIIDHWGIVKADVGIRDGRITAIGKAGNPDTMDGVHPDLVLGPETEVIAGNGRILTAGAVDAHVHFICPQIADEALSAGVTTLVGGGTGPAEGSKATTVTPGPWHLARMLEAMEQYPLNIGFLGKGNTVSHEAMLSQIRGGALGLKLHEDWGSTPAVIDASLTVADQTGIQVAIHTDTLNEAGFVGDTLAAIAGRGIHAYHTEGAGGGHAPDIMTVVSEPHVLPSSTNPTRPFTVNTAEEHLDMLMVCHHLNPAVPEDLAFAESRIRPTTIGAEDILHDLGAISIISSDAQAMGRVGEVIMRTWQTAHVMKRKRGALPGDGRADNQRVRRYIAKYTINPAVAQGLAREIGSVETGKLADLVLWEPAFFGVKPHLVVKGGQIAYAQMGDANASIPTPQPILPRPMYGAIGRAPATNSFNFVAPLAIEDGLPERLQLGKRFVAIESTRGVTKADMRENDARPSVRVDPDSFAVHIDGELVEATPAAELPLAQRYFLF from the coding sequence ATGCCTGAGATCTCGCGTGCCGCGTACGCCGACCTGTTCGGTCCGACGACCGGCGACCGCATCCGGCTCGCCGACACCGATCTGATCGTCGAGATCGAGGAGGATCGTTCCGGCGGGCCCGGGCTCGCCGGTGACGAGGCCGTCTTCGGCGGTGGCAAGGTGATCCGCGAGTCCATGGGCCAGGCGCGCGCTACGCGCGCAGACGGCACCCCGGACACCGTCATCACCGGTGCCGTGATCATCGACCACTGGGGGATCGTCAAGGCCGACGTCGGCATCCGCGACGGCCGGATCACCGCCATCGGCAAGGCCGGCAACCCCGACACCATGGACGGCGTCCACCCGGACCTGGTGCTCGGCCCCGAGACCGAGGTCATCGCGGGCAACGGGCGCATCCTGACGGCCGGCGCGGTCGACGCGCACGTCCACTTCATCTGCCCGCAGATCGCCGACGAGGCGCTGTCCGCCGGTGTGACGACCCTGGTGGGTGGCGGTACCGGTCCGGCCGAGGGCTCGAAGGCCACGACCGTGACGCCCGGCCCGTGGCACCTCGCCCGGATGCTGGAGGCGATGGAGCAGTACCCGCTCAACATCGGCTTCCTCGGCAAGGGCAACACCGTCTCGCACGAGGCGATGCTGTCCCAGATCCGGGGCGGGGCGCTCGGGTTGAAGCTCCACGAGGACTGGGGTTCGACGCCCGCTGTCATCGACGCCTCGCTGACGGTGGCGGACCAGACCGGCATCCAGGTCGCCATCCACACCGACACCCTGAACGAGGCCGGCTTCGTCGGCGACACGCTCGCGGCGATCGCCGGACGCGGCATCCACGCGTACCACACCGAGGGTGCGGGCGGCGGGCACGCGCCGGACATCATGACCGTCGTCTCCGAGCCGCACGTGCTGCCCAGCTCGACCAACCCGACCCGGCCGTTCACCGTCAACACCGCCGAGGAACACCTCGACATGCTGATGGTGTGCCACCACCTCAACCCGGCGGTGCCGGAGGACCTGGCCTTCGCCGAGTCCCGGATCCGGCCGACGACCATCGGCGCGGAGGACATCCTCCACGACCTCGGCGCCATCTCGATCATCTCGTCCGACGCCCAGGCCATGGGCCGGGTCGGCGAGGTCATCATGCGGACCTGGCAGACCGCGCACGTGATGAAGCGGAAGCGGGGCGCGCTGCCGGGGGACGGCCGCGCGGACAACCAGCGGGTGCGGCGGTACATCGCCAAGTACACGATCAACCCGGCCGTCGCCCAGGGCCTCGCCCGGGAGATCGGCTCGGTGGAGACCGGCAAGCTCGCCGACCTCGTGCTGTGGGAGCCGGCGTTCTTCGGCGTCAAGCCGCATCTCGTCGTCAAGGGCGGGCAGATCGCCTATGCGCAGATGGGCGACGCCAACGCGTCGATCCCGACCCCGCAGCCGATCCTGCCGCGCCCCATGTACGGGGCGATCGGGCGGGCGCCCGCGACCAACTCGTTCAACTTCGTCGCGCCGCTGGCGATCGAGGACGGGCTGCCGGAGCGACTGCAACTCGGCAAGCGCTTCGTCGCGATCGAGTCGACCCGTGGGGTGACCAAGGCGGACATGCGGGAGAACGACGCGCGTCCCTCGGTGCGGGTCGATCCCGACAGCTTCGCCGTACACATCGACGGGGAGCTGGTGGAGGCGACTCCGGCGGCGGAACTGCCCCTGGCCCAGCGTTACTTCCTGTTCTGA
- a CDS encoding TetR/AcrR family transcriptional regulator, translated as MARVSQEHLDARRRQILDGAAVCFARNGFHATSMQDVLKEVDLSAGAVYRYFTGKEALIAAIVEEVLGQVRAGFEEAALSSPPPPPDVLVATVLGRILATKEFLTVDGRPAFPRLVVQVWTETLRNEELAAVLRDGYGAVQQTWGRIVQAYQDTGMMRSDVPADHVARTMMAAAMGFLAQQALFGPVSSEILQDGLRALMSVRDLPDAEHRVTTGGSQLG; from the coding sequence ATGGCCCGCGTATCCCAGGAACACCTCGACGCCCGCCGCCGGCAGATCCTCGACGGTGCCGCGGTCTGCTTCGCCCGCAACGGCTTCCATGCCACCTCCATGCAGGACGTGCTGAAGGAGGTCGACCTGTCGGCCGGGGCCGTGTACCGCTACTTCACCGGCAAGGAGGCCCTCATCGCGGCCATCGTCGAGGAGGTGCTCGGCCAGGTCCGCGCCGGTTTCGAGGAGGCGGCCCTCAGCAGCCCGCCCCCGCCGCCGGACGTCCTGGTCGCGACGGTGCTCGGCCGGATCCTCGCCACCAAGGAGTTCCTGACCGTGGACGGGCGTCCGGCCTTCCCGCGGCTCGTCGTCCAGGTATGGACGGAGACGCTTCGCAACGAGGAACTCGCGGCCGTTCTGCGGGACGGCTACGGCGCGGTGCAGCAGACCTGGGGACGGATCGTCCAGGCCTACCAGGACACCGGGATGATGCGGTCGGACGTCCCCGCGGACCACGTGGCCCGCACCATGATGGCCGCGGCCATGGGCTTCCTCGCCCAGCAGGCCCTGTTCGGGCCGGTGTCGAGCGAGATCCTCCAGGACGGGCTGCGGGCACTGATGAGCGTGCGGGACCTCCCGGACGCTGAGCACCGCGTCACGACCGGTGGATCACAGCTCGGTTAA
- a CDS encoding urease subunit beta, translating to MIPGEILFAEDPIVYNEGREVTRLTVLNAADRPVQVGSHYHFAEANPGLEFDRAAARGKRLNVAAGTAVRFEPGIPVDVELVPLAGARIVPGLRGETGGALDA from the coding sequence GTGATTCCCGGAGAGATCCTCTTCGCCGAGGACCCGATCGTCTACAACGAGGGCCGTGAGGTCACCCGCCTGACCGTCCTCAACGCCGCCGACCGGCCCGTCCAGGTCGGCTCCCACTACCACTTCGCCGAGGCCAATCCCGGCCTGGAGTTCGACCGCGCCGCCGCGCGCGGCAAGCGGCTGAACGTCGCCGCCGGCACCGCCGTGCGCTTCGAGCCCGGAATCCCCGTCGACGTCGAACTCGTCCCGCTGGCCGGCGCCCGGATCGTGCCCGGACTGCGCGGGGAGACCGGAGGTGCCCTCGATGCCTGA
- a CDS encoding urease accessory protein UreF, with product MSRAALLVLADGRFPAGGHAHSGGAEAAVKAGRINGASSLEEFCRGRLHTAGLVSASLAAAAVLGVDPVGLDAAANARTPSPALRTAARKLGRQLMRAARATWPSAELDALAGEFPKGAHQPVVLGVAARAAGLDAVDAAYCAAYESVSGPASATVRLLSLDPFDATGVLARLAPELDRVADRAVEAAREVAEVGADALPAASAPLLEISAELHAAWAVRLFAS from the coding sequence ATGTCTAGGGCCGCACTGCTCGTCCTGGCCGACGGCCGCTTTCCCGCCGGGGGGCACGCGCACTCCGGCGGGGCCGAGGCGGCCGTCAAGGCCGGGCGGATCAACGGGGCTTCGAGCCTGGAGGAGTTCTGCCGGGGGCGGTTGCACACGGCGGGACTGGTGTCGGCGTCCCTGGCCGCCGCGGCCGTACTCGGGGTGGATCCGGTCGGGTTGGACGCGGCGGCGAACGCCCGTACCCCGTCCCCCGCGTTGCGGACCGCCGCGCGCAAGCTCGGGCGGCAGCTGATGCGGGCCGCGCGGGCCACCTGGCCCTCGGCCGAACTCGACGCGCTGGCAGGCGAGTTCCCCAAGGGCGCGCATCAGCCGGTGGTGCTGGGGGTCGCGGCCCGGGCCGCCGGACTGGACGCCGTCGACGCGGCCTACTGCGCAGCGTACGAGAGCGTGAGCGGGCCGGCGTCGGCGACCGTACGGTTGCTCAGCCTCGACCCCTTCGACGCCACGGGGGTGCTGGCCCGGCTGGCGCCGGAGCTGGACCGGGTGGCGGACCGGGCGGTGGAAGCGGCGCGCGAGGTCGCCGAGGTGGGCGCCGACGCCCTTCCCGCCGCCTCCGCGCCCTTGTTGGAGATTTCCGCGGAGCTGCACGCCGCATGGGCCGTGCGGCTGTTCGCGTCGTAG
- a CDS encoding NAD-dependent epimerase/dehydratase family protein: protein MVIGAAGQIGRAAVGVLARDGWDVTALSRGGGRDDGWPGEVRAVPGDREDDAVLAEVVGDGCEVVVDVVAYGGGHARQLVSLADRIGSAVVISSVSVYEDDKGRNFDTQEEPDGFPEYPVPITEQQRTVRAGDTSYSTRKVVLERELLAAGEQLPTTLLRAGAIHGPYCRSPRELYFVKRNLDGRTRRVLAYGGESRFHPASVHNIAELIRLAAARPGSRVLNAVDPDAPTVAEIARAVDAVMGVEEREDVLVDGPPPVPTVGDTPWSVPVPVVCDMSAAERELGYRAVVRYADRLAETVASIEARLAGRDWREAYPKMLQAYGDLFDYAAEDAWFRA from the coding sequence GTGGTGATCGGGGCCGCCGGACAGATCGGGCGGGCGGCGGTGGGTGTGCTCGCCCGCGACGGGTGGGACGTCACCGCCCTCTCGCGGGGTGGTGGGCGCGACGACGGGTGGCCCGGGGAGGTCCGGGCCGTGCCGGGCGACCGGGAGGACGACGCCGTGCTCGCCGAGGTCGTCGGTGACGGATGCGAAGTCGTCGTCGACGTCGTCGCCTACGGAGGCGGCCACGCTCGGCAGTTGGTCTCGCTCGCCGACCGGATCGGGTCCGCCGTCGTCATCTCCAGTGTGTCGGTGTACGAGGACGACAAGGGGCGGAACTTCGACACGCAGGAGGAACCGGACGGCTTCCCCGAGTACCCCGTGCCGATCACCGAGCAGCAGCGCACGGTCCGGGCCGGTGACACCTCGTACAGCACGCGCAAGGTCGTCCTCGAACGTGAACTGCTCGCCGCCGGTGAGCAGTTGCCCACGACCCTGTTGCGGGCCGGTGCCATCCACGGGCCGTACTGCCGGTCGCCGCGCGAGCTGTACTTCGTCAAGCGCAACCTCGACGGACGGACCCGGCGGGTCCTCGCCTACGGCGGGGAGAGCCGGTTCCACCCGGCGAGCGTCCACAACATCGCGGAGTTGATCCGGCTGGCCGCCGCCCGCCCGGGCAGCCGTGTCCTCAACGCGGTCGATCCGGACGCGCCGACGGTGGCGGAGATCGCGCGGGCCGTCGATGCGGTGATGGGGGTGGAGGAGCGGGAGGATGTCCTCGTCGACGGGCCGCCGCCCGTGCCCACCGTCGGGGACACCCCGTGGTCCGTGCCCGTGCCGGTGGTGTGCGACATGTCCGCCGCCGAGCGGGAGTTGGGGTACCGGGCAGTGGTGCGGTACGCCGACCGGCTGGCCGAGACCGTCGCCTCGATCGAGGCTCGACTGGCCGGGCGGGACTGGCGGGAGGCGTACCCGAAGATGCTCCAGGCGTACGGGGACCTCTTCGACTACGCGGCGGAGGACGCCTGGTTCAGGGCATGA